In Vibrio crassostreae, one DNA window encodes the following:
- a CDS encoding c-type cytochrome translates to MKTLLLITATLASGIAYAEGELPDRQTELPAVEKPQDNKYLVPRDLVDIPAGEFGDKVKLGYSLFVDSQQMRGTFVGNEQNCVNCHMQAGMKANAAPLWGAYMAYPAYRKKNDKVNSYAERIQGCFTYSMNGLPPAVGSKEMVALTAYSYWLAMGGILDKNGMQDTPVPEISDADLQVGGKAESFPLPEELLSKYPIDDRSKLAGRGYPKIANPEQEPSIARGEKVYQTSCQTCHGQNGEGIKGADGRSYLPPLWGENSFNWGAGMHRVNTAAYFIYENMPLGKSQQLSIQDAWDVAAFVNSHERPQDPRYKGDVAANAERYHNHQGYYGKEVDGHVLGTKAYPSGKEVIHNH, encoded by the coding sequence ATGAAAACATTACTTTTAATTACCGCAACCCTTGCCTCTGGAATCGCTTACGCCGAAGGTGAGTTGCCCGATCGCCAAACCGAACTGCCCGCTGTCGAGAAGCCTCAAGATAACAAGTATCTGGTGCCACGCGACTTGGTTGATATTCCTGCTGGAGAATTTGGTGACAAGGTCAAACTGGGCTACTCGCTGTTTGTCGATTCTCAGCAGATGCGTGGGACGTTCGTAGGCAATGAACAAAACTGTGTAAACTGCCACATGCAAGCGGGCATGAAGGCAAATGCAGCGCCTCTATGGGGAGCTTACATGGCCTACCCAGCTTACCGTAAGAAAAACGACAAGGTAAACAGCTACGCAGAGCGTATCCAAGGTTGTTTCACTTACTCAATGAATGGCTTGCCACCAGCAGTTGGCTCAAAAGAGATGGTCGCGCTAACGGCTTATTCATATTGGTTGGCGATGGGTGGCATCTTAGATAAAAACGGCATGCAAGACACTCCAGTTCCTGAGATCAGCGATGCAGATTTGCAAGTCGGTGGTAAAGCGGAAAGCTTCCCTCTTCCTGAAGAGCTGTTAAGCAAATACCCAATTGATGACCGCAGCAAGCTGGCAGGTCGTGGCTACCCTAAGATTGCCAACCCAGAACAAGAGCCGTCGATAGCGCGTGGTGAAAAGGTTTACCAAACCAGCTGCCAAACTTGTCATGGTCAAAATGGTGAAGGAATTAAAGGAGCTGATGGTCGCTCATACCTACCGCCACTTTGGGGAGAGAATTCGTTCAACTGGGGCGCAGGTATGCACCGCGTGAACACCGCTGCCTACTTCATCTATGAAAACATGCCGCTTGGAAAGAGCCAACAGCTTTCGATTCAAGATGCTTGGGATGTGGCCGCGTTTGTGAATAGCCATGAGCGCCCACAAGACCCGAGATACAAGGGCGATGTGGCTGCTAATGCAGAACGCTATCACAACCATCAGGGCTACTACGGTAAAGAAGTGGATGGCCACGTATTGGGTACAAAAGCTTATCCAAGTGGCAAAGAAGTGATTCACAATCACTAG
- a CDS encoding LysR family transcriptional regulator → MPNTNQLLLFLDVVQQGSFTKAATLHDMDNSSLSKQIKKLEQDLGVQLLNRSTRSFSLTSAGEDILAQTYVLKDTINQIQGIADSYQSEPKGVLRITSPIYFGQQYLQPIITQFMRKYPDVQIVLSLDDKIANIIAGQFDIAFRFSKLVESNLIAKKIADSNFMLVASNDFVKQHGEPKTPQDLLALPAVIYTNGDMTVDHLRISEEPHGNTFQSLTIRGNYKVSDVRTMVSCVKDGLGYGFLDQSNLYASMKELGLVTLLPDYPISTIDTAIYAVYPHRKQTKLVKEFITTVQDYIGSPTIWEKMQQG, encoded by the coding sequence GTGCCCAATACTAATCAGTTGTTATTGTTCTTAGATGTGGTTCAACAAGGGTCGTTTACCAAAGCGGCAACCTTGCATGATATGGACAACTCATCACTCTCTAAACAGATAAAAAAACTCGAGCAAGATTTAGGTGTTCAGTTGCTCAACCGTTCTACGCGTTCGTTCTCATTGACGTCGGCAGGGGAAGATATTTTAGCGCAAACCTATGTGCTGAAAGATACCATTAATCAGATCCAAGGCATTGCTGATTCATACCAGTCTGAACCCAAAGGTGTGTTACGAATTACATCTCCGATCTATTTTGGTCAGCAATACCTGCAACCTATCATCACTCAGTTTATGAGAAAGTACCCGGATGTTCAGATTGTCCTTTCACTGGACGATAAGATCGCCAACATCATCGCAGGCCAATTCGATATCGCCTTTCGCTTCAGCAAGCTTGTTGAATCGAATTTGATTGCGAAGAAGATTGCTGACAGTAACTTCATGTTGGTCGCGTCGAATGATTTTGTTAAGCAGCACGGTGAACCTAAGACACCACAAGATTTGCTAGCTTTGCCTGCGGTGATTTATACCAATGGCGATATGACGGTTGATCATCTGCGTATCAGTGAAGAGCCGCATGGCAATACTTTCCAAAGCCTGACGATTCGTGGCAACTATAAGGTGAGTGATGTTCGTACCATGGTGTCTTGCGTGAAAGATGGCTTGGGTTATGGCTTCCTTGATCAATCAAACCTGTATGCCTCAATGAAAGAGCTTGGCTTAGTCACCTTGCTACCGGATTATCCGATTTCTACAATCGATACCGCGATTTATGCTGTCTATCCACACCGCAAACAGACCAAGCTGGTGAAAGAGTTCATCACTACGGTTCAAGACTATATTGGCTCTCCAACCATTTGGGAGAAGATGCAGCAAGGTTAG
- the pulA gene encoding pullulanase-type alpha-1,6-glucosidase: MTKKRSFKRSTLAKAILPLFTATLIAGCGSDSDNDTDAGNDGLYKAGENEVVVYYKRDIAAASTSGSTYDGWGLHLWNGEGCTSTDLVGMGLSETGTDWNSPYEYDGISDTYGAYYVLKVDPDASDPHKCMNFILHNGDEKAFGSANSKIELTKLGDSQGVFGFHGSSELYYDPISERPVNIDGQKAHWLDADTIAWEAAGNADSVKLFYALDNSITMNDDKEIVGGTAIELSKDGELSSELKERFRHLASLPALAIDVDDNTLRTILKSQIIFVAYNANGDVISSTEVQKPGVLDAVFASEDAGNAMAEELGAIVEGSAATFKLWAPTAQDVELVLYSEDLQSSQVFPMTESTETGIWATDAVPNAVNSYYRYQVKVYHPTTGNIETRLVTDPYSLSLSKNSAYSQVIDLDDSALMPEGWVGYERPTVEKDEDHVLYESHLRDFSFSDKFGTPSLNGKYLALTEADRESVKHLQALKDAGLTTLHILPAFDIATVDEDEASRVDITDTVGKLCDVKPTAALCGNEDENKVIEDVLDGYDPSTGDAQALMNDLRMLDSFNWGYDPFHYTVPEGSYATDPNGSQRILEFRQMVKATHDMDLKLIMDVVYNHTNASGVNDKSVLDKIVPGYYHRLNVNTGGVENSTCCDNTATENLMMGKLMVDSLKVWADDYKVDGFRFDLMGHQPKDVMVEALAEVRKIDENTLFYGEGWDFGEVANNARFDQANQINMAGTEIGTFSDRLRDAVRGGSPFDGGVDSEGNHPLRFNQGFGNAAIANEETKVDQDSINGRLHNQDLVRLGMAGNLAEYVLIDYKGDTKLGKNVDYNGAPAGYTKMPSENISYVSKHDNQTLWDNNAYKIATGTSSAERARMQSVSLSTVMLGQGIPFIHMGSELLRSKSMQRDSYDSGDWYNRVMFDGTDNNWNVGLPREDKDGANWDLIKTIIADPTAKPDEEDINLTKQQFLELLKIRSSSELFRLDTADEVMKRVDFRNVGEDQIEGLIVMSIDDGVSAGDDLDPANDAIVAIVNSTNESQSFKITGATGFTLHTVQQNSTDDTVKNATFAAETFTVPALTTAVFVQAQDGAQGAGLPVDNSDKDVSSIPPYGQTTVYVRGDMNGWNHVDDWAMSFVANGVYSVTGNLEAGDYGFKFADADWKTPNFGCDSVELANGSINLGSDGNCQLSVAEAGTYTFTLNAINELDDNVEKAVVSVTKN, encoded by the coding sequence ATGACCAAAAAGAGAAGCTTCAAGCGCTCGACTTTGGCCAAAGCGATTTTACCTCTATTCACCGCTACTTTGATCGCAGGTTGTGGCAGTGATAGCGACAATGACACAGACGCTGGCAACGATGGCTTATACAAAGCAGGCGAAAACGAAGTCGTTGTGTATTACAAACGTGATATTGCAGCCGCGAGCACTTCGGGCTCTACTTACGACGGTTGGGGGCTTCACCTATGGAATGGCGAAGGTTGTACTAGCACAGACTTAGTCGGCATGGGGTTGAGTGAAACCGGAACCGATTGGAACAGCCCTTACGAATACGATGGTATCAGCGATACTTACGGTGCTTACTATGTATTGAAAGTGGATCCTGATGCTTCTGACCCACATAAATGCATGAATTTCATCTTACACAATGGAGACGAAAAAGCGTTTGGTAGTGCCAATTCAAAAATCGAGTTAACCAAACTTGGTGATTCGCAAGGTGTATTCGGGTTCCATGGCAGCAGCGAGCTGTACTACGACCCAATTTCAGAGCGCCCAGTAAATATTGATGGCCAAAAAGCGCATTGGTTAGACGCAGACACTATCGCTTGGGAAGCCGCTGGTAACGCCGATTCTGTCAAGCTGTTCTACGCACTCGATAACAGCATCACGATGAACGACGACAAAGAGATCGTGGGCGGCACTGCAATTGAACTAAGCAAAGATGGGGAATTGTCTTCTGAATTGAAAGAGCGTTTCCGCCACCTTGCAAGCTTACCTGCCCTTGCTATCGACGTTGACGACAACACATTACGCACCATCTTAAAATCTCAGATAATTTTTGTTGCCTATAATGCCAATGGCGATGTTATCTCTTCAACTGAGGTTCAAAAGCCAGGTGTGCTTGATGCGGTATTTGCTAGCGAAGATGCTGGTAACGCAATGGCTGAAGAACTAGGCGCGATTGTTGAAGGCAGTGCAGCGACCTTCAAGCTTTGGGCACCAACCGCGCAAGATGTAGAACTCGTCTTGTACAGCGAAGATCTGCAAAGTTCACAAGTGTTCCCAATGACGGAAAGCACTGAGACGGGTATTTGGGCGACTGACGCGGTACCTAACGCTGTCAACAGTTACTATCGCTACCAAGTGAAGGTTTACCATCCAACCACAGGTAACATTGAAACTCGCCTAGTAACCGACCCTTACTCACTCAGTTTGTCGAAAAACTCAGCATACTCTCAAGTGATCGATCTTGATGATTCAGCATTAATGCCTGAAGGTTGGGTTGGATATGAGCGTCCAACGGTAGAGAAAGATGAAGATCATGTACTTTACGAATCACACCTTCGTGACTTCAGCTTCAGCGATAAGTTCGGCACACCTAGCCTAAATGGAAAATACCTCGCTCTCACAGAAGCAGATCGCGAGTCGGTCAAGCACCTACAAGCTTTGAAAGATGCAGGTTTAACCACGCTGCATATCTTACCAGCATTTGATATCGCTACCGTTGATGAAGATGAAGCAAGCCGCGTCGATATCACCGACACCGTTGGCAAACTGTGTGATGTAAAACCGACTGCTGCCTTATGTGGAAACGAAGACGAAAATAAAGTCATCGAAGATGTACTCGATGGTTATGACCCTTCAACAGGCGATGCGCAAGCATTAATGAACGACCTGCGCATGCTGGACAGCTTCAACTGGGGCTACGACCCATTCCACTACACTGTGCCAGAGGGCAGCTACGCGACCGATCCTAATGGTTCTCAACGTATTCTAGAATTCCGTCAAATGGTGAAAGCCACGCACGACATGGATCTCAAGCTGATCATGGACGTGGTATACAACCACACCAATGCGTCTGGTGTGAACGATAAGTCGGTACTGGATAAGATTGTCCCTGGGTACTACCACCGTCTTAATGTGAACACAGGTGGCGTGGAAAACTCGACCTGTTGTGACAACACTGCGACCGAAAACCTAATGATGGGTAAGTTAATGGTCGACTCACTTAAGGTGTGGGCTGACGACTACAAGGTGGATGGTTTCCGTTTTGACTTAATGGGTCACCAACCAAAAGACGTAATGGTAGAAGCTCTTGCTGAAGTTCGTAAAATCGACGAGAACACACTGTTCTACGGTGAAGGGTGGGACTTTGGTGAAGTAGCTAACAATGCACGCTTCGACCAAGCGAACCAAATCAATATGGCAGGCACAGAGATAGGTACATTCTCTGATCGATTACGTGACGCTGTTCGTGGCGGTAGCCCGTTTGATGGTGGCGTCGATTCAGAAGGCAACCACCCACTTCGCTTTAACCAAGGCTTTGGTAACGCAGCGATTGCCAACGAAGAAACCAAAGTTGATCAAGATTCGATTAATGGTCGTTTGCATAACCAAGACCTTGTTCGTTTAGGTATGGCAGGTAACCTCGCAGAATACGTACTGATTGATTACAAAGGTGATACCAAACTGGGTAAAAATGTTGATTACAACGGTGCGCCCGCTGGTTACACCAAGATGCCTTCAGAGAACATCTCTTACGTTTCAAAACACGATAACCAAACGCTTTGGGATAACAACGCTTACAAGATCGCCACTGGTACTAGCTCTGCAGAGCGTGCGCGTATGCAGTCTGTATCGCTCTCTACCGTGATGCTAGGCCAAGGCATACCATTCATCCATATGGGTTCTGAACTGCTACGATCTAAGTCTATGCAGCGCGATTCTTACGATTCTGGTGACTGGTACAACCGCGTAATGTTTGATGGTACTGATAACAACTGGAACGTCGGCTTACCTCGTGAAGACAAAGATGGTGCGAACTGGGATCTGATCAAAACAATCATTGCTGACCCAACGGCTAAACCAGACGAAGAAGACATTAATCTGACTAAGCAGCAATTCCTAGAGCTATTAAAAATCCGTAGCTCAAGCGAACTGTTCCGCTTAGACACAGCAGACGAAGTCATGAAGCGTGTCGACTTCCGCAATGTTGGTGAAGATCAAATCGAAGGCCTGATTGTCATGTCTATCGATGATGGTGTGTCTGCGGGCGACGATCTTGACCCTGCAAATGATGCGATTGTGGCAATTGTAAACTCAACTAATGAATCTCAATCGTTCAAAATCACGGGAGCAACCGGCTTTACACTTCACACCGTTCAACAAAACTCAACTGACGACACAGTGAAAAACGCAACCTTTGCTGCTGAAACCTTCACAGTACCAGCACTAACCACCGCTGTGTTCGTGCAAGCTCAAGACGGTGCCCAAGGTGCTGGTCTGCCAGTTGATAATTCAGACAAGGATGTGTCTAGTATTCCGCCATACGGCCAAACAACAGTTTACGTTCGTGGTGACATGAATGGATGGAATCATGTTGATGATTGGGCGATGAGCTTTGTTGCTAATGGGGTTTATTCTGTAACAGGCAACTTGGAAGCGGGTGACTATGGCTTCAAGTTTGCAGATGCTGACTGGAAAACACCTAACTTTGG
- a CDS encoding tetrathionate reductase subunit A: MDNKRRQFLKTGLAAGGVGAFAAGYATTTKHMVHGAIDGTAGKKTNHIHHGNSLETEYSVDEQGKISPNPNQRVAPSMCFGCWTLCGLRVRIDNRNDEILRISGNPYHPLSSDQQIPFKTPVKDAYIGLSGESGINNRSTACARGNGMLEIQNSPYRITQPLKRVGKRGEGKWEPISYEQLISEITEGGDLFGEGEVEGLRSIRDIETPLDPNNPEYGPKANQLLVTNAGNEGRDDILKRFAFNSYGTRNFGHHGSYCGYAFRAGSGAIMNDLDKFSHLKPDFNNAEFILFIGMSPAQAGNPFKRQARQLAEARTNGKLSYTIVTPSLPAGSSSLAAGDRNNWLPIKPGTDSALILGMIQWIIENQRYNHDFLSRPSAQAMKKAGTTHWCNASHLVISDETHPQNGRMLRASDIGLIETGEPMSDDDGFIALDVTASLLSSHIQVNEAALFVDQDVEIDGQTVRVKSSLQRLKEEAFKYDLAYYSEQCEIPQDQIIALAKRFTSYGTKAVVDTHGGNMHTNGFYNSFSILMLNALIGNINAKGGAMAKAGGYPTSVAGPRYDFTKFKGKTKPQGIFLSRSKFPYHKTSEYKRRVAAGESPYPTRAPWYPISAPLLTEHLSAAIDGYPYRAKAWINHMANPLYGVPGLDNLLGEKLKDPKQLGLIVSIDAFINETTALSDYLVPDTVTYESWGMATPWHGVATKAITARWPIVEPKTSRTQDGRAINLENFFIDLAKTLGLGGFGDNVIKDSQGNWHGIHSAEDFYLRSAANLAFVKGGVPNVDAEDIVWSGLERLVPVMNKTLKPEEILKVAYIFARGGRFEDATNAYTNETMKYKWTKPLAIWNEKLGTSRNTISGEQYMGCPTWYPQKLADGTPLAEQFPTKEWPFTLTNFKSNIHSAVSNLSPRLESIKGVNPVYIHPQDASSAGIKTGDLFAIETPSSTTHALAMVIDGIKQGTLGFEHGFGHKELGERAHWIGDTQQPLKMKSNDGVNINDIGLIDPTREGKGVMLDWVVGAAARQALPAKIYKV; encoded by the coding sequence ATGGATAACAAACGTCGTCAATTTTTGAAAACAGGTCTTGCTGCCGGTGGTGTTGGAGCTTTTGCTGCAGGTTATGCGACAACCACAAAACACATGGTTCACGGTGCTATCGATGGCACTGCTGGTAAGAAAACCAACCACATCCATCACGGTAACTCATTAGAGACGGAATACAGCGTGGATGAGCAAGGTAAGATTTCGCCGAATCCAAACCAACGCGTTGCACCATCAATGTGTTTTGGTTGCTGGACATTGTGTGGCTTGCGTGTACGTATCGATAATCGCAATGACGAGATCTTGCGTATCTCGGGCAACCCGTATCACCCGCTATCAAGTGACCAACAGATCCCATTCAAAACGCCTGTAAAAGACGCCTACATTGGCTTGTCTGGTGAATCAGGCATCAATAACCGTTCGACAGCCTGCGCCCGTGGTAATGGCATGTTAGAGATTCAAAACAGCCCATACCGAATCACTCAACCGTTAAAACGTGTTGGTAAACGTGGTGAAGGTAAGTGGGAACCGATCAGCTACGAGCAACTTATCTCTGAGATCACCGAAGGTGGTGACTTGTTCGGAGAAGGCGAAGTTGAAGGCTTGCGATCGATTCGCGACATCGAAACACCACTTGATCCGAACAACCCTGAATACGGTCCAAAAGCCAACCAATTGTTGGTGACTAATGCGGGTAATGAAGGCCGTGATGACATCTTGAAACGCTTTGCATTCAACAGTTACGGCACTCGCAACTTCGGCCACCACGGCTCTTACTGTGGCTACGCATTCCGTGCAGGTTCTGGCGCGATCATGAATGACTTAGACAAGTTCTCACACTTAAAACCCGACTTTAATAACGCTGAGTTCATTCTGTTCATCGGTATGTCTCCAGCTCAAGCGGGTAACCCGTTTAAGCGCCAAGCACGACAACTTGCTGAAGCTCGTACTAACGGAAAACTGAGCTACACCATAGTAACGCCAAGCCTTCCTGCTGGCTCTTCAAGCCTTGCAGCTGGCGATCGTAACAACTGGCTTCCGATCAAACCGGGCACCGATTCAGCATTAATTCTGGGCATGATCCAATGGATCATCGAGAACCAACGCTACAATCACGACTTCTTGTCTCGCCCAAGCGCACAAGCGATGAAGAAAGCAGGCACCACACACTGGTGTAATGCATCTCACCTCGTGATCAGTGACGAAACACACCCACAAAACGGGCGCATGCTTCGTGCATCGGATATCGGATTGATAGAAACAGGCGAACCAATGTCTGACGATGATGGATTTATCGCACTAGACGTGACAGCGTCACTATTATCATCGCATATACAGGTGAATGAAGCGGCTCTGTTCGTCGATCAAGACGTAGAAATCGATGGTCAGACCGTTCGTGTGAAGTCTTCTCTACAAAGATTAAAAGAAGAAGCCTTCAAATATGACCTTGCTTACTACAGCGAGCAGTGTGAAATCCCACAAGATCAGATTATTGCACTGGCGAAACGCTTCACCAGTTACGGGACAAAAGCCGTCGTCGATACTCATGGTGGCAATATGCACACTAATGGCTTCTACAACTCGTTCTCTATTCTGATGCTGAACGCGCTGATCGGTAACATCAACGCGAAAGGCGGTGCGATGGCGAAAGCGGGCGGCTACCCAACTTCTGTTGCAGGCCCTCGTTACGACTTTACCAAGTTCAAGGGTAAGACGAAGCCGCAAGGTATATTCTTGTCTCGCAGCAAATTCCCGTATCACAAAACCAGTGAATACAAACGCCGTGTTGCTGCAGGTGAATCACCTTACCCGACACGCGCGCCGTGGTACCCAATCTCAGCTCCGCTTTTAACCGAGCATTTATCAGCTGCGATTGATGGCTATCCTTACCGTGCAAAAGCGTGGATCAACCATATGGCGAACCCACTTTATGGCGTTCCAGGCTTAGATAACTTACTAGGCGAAAAGCTTAAGGATCCAAAACAGCTTGGCTTGATCGTCTCTATCGATGCCTTCATCAATGAAACCACAGCACTCTCCGATTACCTAGTCCCAGACACGGTTACCTACGAAAGCTGGGGCATGGCAACACCATGGCATGGCGTTGCAACTAAAGCGATCACCGCTCGTTGGCCGATAGTTGAGCCTAAAACCTCACGCACTCAAGATGGGCGCGCGATCAACCTAGAGAACTTCTTTATTGATCTGGCGAAAACACTTGGCTTGGGTGGCTTTGGCGATAACGTAATTAAAGACAGTCAAGGTAACTGGCACGGCATCCATAGTGCGGAAGATTTCTACCTTCGCTCTGCGGCTAATCTAGCGTTCGTTAAAGGCGGAGTGCCTAATGTAGATGCAGAAGATATCGTTTGGTCTGGTCTAGAGCGCCTAGTACCTGTAATGAACAAAACGCTTAAGCCAGAAGAGATACTCAAAGTGGCGTATATCTTTGCGCGTGGCGGTCGTTTCGAAGACGCAACCAATGCCTACACCAATGAAACCATGAAATACAAATGGACCAAACCTTTGGCTATCTGGAATGAAAAGCTGGGGACCTCTCGCAACACCATCAGTGGCGAACAGTACATGGGTTGCCCGACATGGTATCCACAGAAGCTGGCAGACGGCACACCTTTGGCAGAGCAATTCCCGACCAAAGAGTGGCCATTTACTCTGACCAACTTTAAATCCAACATTCACAGTGCAGTATCTAACTTGTCACCACGTTTGGAGTCGATCAAAGGCGTGAACCCAGTTTACATTCACCCGCAAGACGCCTCTTCTGCTGGCATCAAAACAGGCGACTTATTTGCCATTGAAACACCGAGTTCAACTACACACGCGTTGGCGATGGTGATTGATGGTATCAAACAAGGCACATTAGGCTTTGAACACGGCTTTGGACACAAAGAGCTCGGTGAACGTGCACACTGGATTGGTGACACACAACAACCATTGAAGATGAAGTCGAACGATGGCGTTAACATCAATGATATAGGCTTGATTGACCCGACAAGAGAAGGCAAAGGCGTGATGTTAGATTGGGTTGTGGGAGCAGCAGCAAGACAAGCGCTTCCGGCTAAGATCTACAAAGTCTAA
- a CDS encoding c-type cytochrome, protein MTKLKIKTQTLTLCIAALGSLSLSGFAQAAPNPMPEAAETCSGCHQVDGKGMPNIAPMLAGLNADYLEHQLVLFSSGERQSAIMKGMADGVSDPTVRREVAEYFASLPSYEFSDLEQRGSQADIDNPYRKLVFQGDWDRNIPACATCHGPSGMGVDKFPRLASQHADYIQNQLNAWKNGTRKGDDLNMMGNIAGKLTDDEIKNLSYYFASFRY, encoded by the coding sequence ATGACTAAGCTGAAAATTAAAACTCAAACACTAACGCTTTGTATCGCAGCTCTGGGAAGCCTTTCTTTATCTGGTTTTGCACAAGCAGCGCCTAATCCAATGCCAGAAGCCGCAGAAACCTGTAGCGGATGCCACCAAGTTGACGGTAAAGGCATGCCCAACATTGCCCCTATGCTAGCAGGGCTCAATGCTGACTACCTTGAACACCAACTGGTTCTATTCTCTAGTGGTGAGCGTCAAAGCGCGATCATGAAGGGCATGGCGGATGGTGTGTCTGATCCTACCGTTCGTCGTGAAGTAGCAGAGTACTTTGCATCATTACCGTCATACGAATTCAGCGATTTAGAACAGCGCGGCTCACAGGCTGATATTGATAATCCTTATCGTAAGCTTGTATTCCAAGGCGATTGGGATAGAAACATTCCAGCTTGTGCAACCTGTCATGGGCCAAGTGGTATGGGTGTAGACAAATTTCCACGCCTAGCGAGCCAGCACGCCGACTACATTCAAAATCAGCTCAACGCTTGGAAAAACGGCACTCGTAAGGGTGATGATTTGAACATGATGGGCAACATCGCAGGCAAGTTAACCGACGATGAAATCAAAAACCTGTCTTACTACTTCGCATCTTTCCGATACTAA
- a CDS encoding Lrp/AsnC family transcriptional regulator produces the protein MDRFDERILQELKLDGRISNIELSERIGLSASATLRRVQDLERKGIIQGYRAVLDNGLMGVGFIAYVSIGLSSHSKAAQLEFEQHVSMEKEVVECHNITGANEYLLRVETKDLPGYKKFHADVLGECAQVQSITTMVVMDTPKDER, from the coding sequence ATGGATAGATTTGACGAAAGGATATTGCAAGAGCTTAAATTGGACGGCAGAATCTCCAACATTGAGCTTTCAGAACGAATTGGTTTGTCGGCTTCAGCGACGTTAAGACGAGTACAAGATCTTGAGCGTAAAGGCATCATCCAAGGTTACCGCGCGGTTTTAGATAATGGCTTGATGGGCGTGGGCTTTATTGCCTATGTTTCGATTGGCTTATCGAGCCACAGCAAAGCGGCTCAGTTGGAATTTGAACAACACGTCAGCATGGAAAAAGAGGTGGTCGAGTGCCACAACATTACCGGTGCTAACGAGTATTTGCTGAGAGTCGAAACCAAAGATCTGCCGGGCTACAAGAAGTTTCATGCCGATGTGCTTGGAGAATGTGCTCAGGTTCAATCCATAACGACTATGGTTGTGATGGATACCCCTAAAGACGAACGCTAA
- a CDS encoding DUF1294 domain-containing protein: MLSSSIKIAITYLMLVAISVLFAESSKALLVWYLAIGLVAFFVYAKDKRAAINGNWRVPEKTLHILSFAGGWLGALIAQDKLRHKTQKQPFRAIYWLTVVINVAAFVWTLTPSGQAIFGRWVGEIIGLL; encoded by the coding sequence ATGTTGTCTTCATCTATTAAAATTGCTATCACCTATCTGATGTTGGTTGCGATATCTGTGTTGTTTGCAGAAAGTTCTAAAGCGCTGTTGGTGTGGTATTTGGCTATCGGATTGGTGGCGTTTTTTGTGTACGCGAAAGACAAGCGAGCGGCGATCAATGGCAATTGGCGTGTGCCTGAGAAAACCTTGCACATTTTGTCTTTTGCTGGTGGTTGGCTGGGGGCTTTGATCGCACAAGACAAGCTGCGTCATAAAACGCAAAAGCAGCCGTTTAGAGCGATTTATTGGCTAACAGTGGTAATCAATGTAGCGGCGTTTGTGTGGACGTTAACACCAAGCGGGCAGGCGATATTTGGTCGTTGGGTTGGTGAAATTATTGGGCTTCTTTAA
- a CDS encoding LysE family translocator, which yields MPLEQLSALALFAFVSTFTPGPNNIMLMTSGANVGFARTIPHMLGIALGFAAMLLLVGFGLMGIFNAYPVTHQVLKYLSLAYLVYLAIKIALSGKAKSTEAYKPMTFLGAASFQWVNPKGWSMALTAISVYSSGSSWWELAIIAAIFTLANLPSVTFWTAAGKQLQHWLTTPVRIKSFNYGMAGLLLASTIPML from the coding sequence ATGCCTTTAGAACAACTTAGCGCACTTGCCTTATTTGCGTTTGTCTCGACCTTCACGCCGGGTCCAAATAACATCATGCTCATGACATCAGGTGCGAATGTTGGCTTTGCCCGTACCATTCCACACATGCTTGGTATTGCTCTAGGGTTTGCAGCCATGTTGCTGTTGGTTGGTTTCGGCTTAATGGGGATTTTCAACGCGTACCCAGTGACGCACCAAGTCTTGAAATACCTGAGCCTTGCTTACCTCGTCTACCTTGCGATTAAGATAGCATTGAGCGGTAAAGCCAAAAGTACCGAAGCGTATAAGCCGATGACCTTTCTCGGTGCGGCAAGTTTTCAATGGGTAAATCCGAAAGGTTGGTCGATGGCACTGACGGCGATATCCGTTTATAGCAGCGGCAGCTCATGGTGGGAACTTGCGATCATCGCAGCCATTTTCACGCTAGCTAACTTGCCATCAGTAACCTTCTGGACGGCAGCGGGCAAGCAACTGCAACACTGGTTAACAACGCCAGTACGCATCAAAAGCTTCAACTACGGCATGGCGGGGTTGCTGTTAGCATCAACGATTCCAATGCTCTAA